The Malus domestica chromosome 10, GDT2T_hap1 genome contains a region encoding:
- the LOC114827459 gene encoding uncharacterized protein, translated as MDPHVLERALEECGDDIDAAIKRLHELCLGSGEETSASVDLEQPADTIANGVLANDEDAATMDNPSVASNLPADGAEWVEFFIREMMSAFSVDDARSRAAKFLQDLEKSISARAGAEVAKSFEKENMMMKQHIEGQVWENTILKRAVAIQHERLKEYAERNRELQHVKQLVSQYQEQCRTLEVNNYALTMHLKQAEQSNNSIPGHLNPHIF; from the coding sequence ATGGACCCTCACGTTCTTGAGAGAGCATTGGAAGAATGTGGTGACGATATTGATGCGGCCATCAAGAGGCTGCATGAGCTTTGCCTAGGATCCGGGGAGGAGACTTCCGCATCTGTTGATCTTGAACAACCAGCTGATACTATAGCTAACGGTGTATTGGCTAATGATGAAGATGCAGCCACTATGGATAATCCATCAGTTGCAAGCAACTTGCCTGCAGATGGTGCGGAATGGGTTGAATTTTTTATAAGGGAAATGATGAGTGCCTTTAGTGTGGATGATGCTAGGTCTCGTGCTGCTAAATTTCTACAGGATTTAGAAAAATCAATCAGTGCACGCGCTGGTGCTGAGGTAGCTAAAAGTTTCGAAAAGGAAAATATGATGATGAAACAACATATTGAAGGACAGGTGTGGGAGAATACTATCCTGAAACGGGCTGTGGCTATCCAGCACGAACGTTTGAAAGAATATGCAGAGAGGAACCGGGAACTCCAGCATGTGAAGCAGCTTGTGTCGCAGTATCAGGAGCAGTGTAGAACACTAGAAGTGAACAACTATGCCTTGACAATGCATCTAAAGCAGGCTGAGCAAAGCAACAACTCCATCCCTGGACATTTGAATCCTCATATCTTCTAA
- the LOC114827460 gene encoding F-box protein At2g26160-like — translation MEEASTSVAGWAWLPDDILGLILEKLIPISDYIRFSAVCKHWKSVALHHKQHRLVKSRHNQLPMLMVPTKDSSNKRRSLYSVTRGKTYGFELHVPYSKRCCGSSHGWLACVDDNLVVTLLNPFTGRTISLPPVPVSASRARAAFRCDYYINKVVLSANPSLFPNDYEAVVIYDGYGKRIAHIKSGDEAWTCIDQVIGFDDVIYYKGQFLAVSLDGSVFSINVSSDQTAKPHVSVVVPMSPGTDNKTCLAESSRGDLLLIRKFRRLNYCKRFMKSLSFKFFKFEKLEFEQVNGYDRFTETLSFKVFKLFSSYEDRPQWVEVESIGNDALFLGTNQSMCVSASDFQGCRPNSIYFTDDCVDVACHKPKGPHDMGVFDIENKSMGRHYCLDRSQKHMPPAIWILPTMV, via the coding sequence ATGGAAGAAGCGTCGACCTCAGTCGCAGGCTGGGCATGGCTTCCGGACGACATTCTGGGTTTGATACTAGAAAAGTTGATACCCATCTCTGACTATATCCGGTTTAGTGCAGTTTGCAAGCATTGGAAATCAGTTGCGTTACATCACAAGCAGCATCGCCTCGTCAAATCACGTCACAACCAGCTTCCAATGCTGATGGTTCCGACTAAGGACAGCAGCAACAAAAGGCGTTCCCTGTATAGCGTCACACGAGGTAAGACTTACGGCTTTGAGTTGCATGTGCCCTATAGTAAGAGGTGCTGCGGTTCTTCCCACGGTTGGTTGGCCTGTGTCGATGACAATTTGGTAGTAACCCTCTTAAACCCTTTTACCGGGCGTACCATTAGCCTTCCTCCCGTCCCCGTATCCGCGTCTAGAGCAAGGGCTGCTTTTAGATGTGATTACTACATTAACAAGGTTGTATTATCTGCTAACCCTTCATTGTTTCCAAATGATTATGAAGCTGTGGTCATCTATGATGGTTACGGAAAACGAATAGCACATATTAAGTCAGGGGATGAAGCTTGGACTTGCATAGAtcaagtgatcggattcgatgATGTGATTTATTACAAGGGTCAGTTTCTTGCTGTTAGTTTGGATGGCAGTGTTTTTTCGATTAATGTTAGTAGTGACCAAACTGCTAAACCCCATGTAAGCGTTGTTGTACCGATGTCTCCTGGTACTGATAACAAAACATGCCTAGCCGAATCGTCCCGGGGAGATCTATTGCTGATTAGGAAGTTCCGAAGATTGAATTATTGTAAGCGCTTTATGAAGTCTTTGAGCTTCAAGTTTTTCAAGTTTGAAAAGCTGGAGTTTGAACAAGTAAATGGTTATGATCGTTTTACGGAGACTCTGAGCTTCAAGGTTTTTAAGCTGTTCTCTTCTTATGAGGATAGACCCCAATGGGTTGAGGTTGAGAGTATCGGAAACGATGCTTTGTTTTTGGGTACAAATCAATCGATGTGTGTCTCTGCCTCGGACTTTCAAGGGTGTCGGCCAAATTCCATATACTTCACCGATGATTGTGTTGATGTTGCTTGTCATAAACCTAAAGGGCCTCATGACATGGGTGTCTTCGACATAGAAAACAAAAGCATGGGAAGGCATTACTGCTTGGATCGTTCACAGAAGCACATGCCGCCAGCAATTTGGATTTTGCCCACCATGGTGTGA
- the LOC114827726 gene encoding glycine cleavage system H protein 2, mitochondrial, which yields MASRLLWASRAASYLRIQTGHRGFASVVKDLKYADSHEWVKVDGNSATVGITDHAQDHLGDVVYVELPEVGASVKQGEGFGAVESVKATSDVYSPVSGKVVEVNEELSNSPGLINASPYEEGWIMKVEISDSGELNKLLDSEKYTKFCEEEDAH from the exons ATGGCTTCAAGGTTGCTGTGGGCATCAAGGGCTGCTTCCTACCTCAGAATCCAAACCGGCCACAGAGGGTTTGCTTCTG TTGTGAAGGATCTCAAGTATGCCGATTCTCATGAGTGGGTTAAGGTTGATGGAAACTCTGCAACTGTTGGAATAACCGATCATGCTCAAGATCATTTAGGTGATGTTGTGTATGTTGAGTTGCCAGAAGTGGGGGCTTCTGTGAAGCAGGGCGAAGGCTTTGGAGCAGTCGAAAGTGTCAAAGCAACTAGTGATGTTTACTCTCCTGTGTCAGGGAAAGTGGTTGAAGTCAATGAAGAGCTTAGCAACTCACCTGGTTTG ATCAACGCAAGCCCATATGAGGAAGGATGGATAATGAAAGTTGAGATCAGCGATAGTGGTGAACTGAATAAGTTGTTGGACTCAGAAAAGTACACCAAGTtttgtgaagaagaagatgcaCACTGA
- the LOC114827727 gene encoding pentatricopeptide repeat-containing protein At2g35130 isoform X1 has protein sequence MPSNTIFFSQTGKLLLLLQFPNIHVSSFFLHPLSVCLHTGFSPVSRSTKIKDLTVKMLIAERAISYIFVAPRSCKSDARWKAKSSSSRAVEKSKGDGLYIDKRGKFRSFNNKKLSRKRCGSLRGRGWKYGSGFVDGVFPVMSPTGQQILDFVQKEVDRNSIWEILDTLPASHTIWDDIINVAVQLRLNKQWGSIILICEWILYKSSFKPDVICYNLLIDAYGQKSQHKDAESTYLELLEARCIPTEDTYALLLKAYCKSGLFDKAEAIFGEMRKYGLPPSAIVFDAYINGLLKGGDPQKAVEIFQRMKRDQCQPSTETYTMLINLYGKERKSFMALKMFREMKSQKCRPNICTYTALVNAFARDGLCEKAEEIFEQMQGAGYEPDVYAYNALMEAYSRAGFPYGAAEIFSLMQHMGCEPDRASYNIMVDAYGRAGLHEDAQAAFEEMKRLGITPTVKSHMLLLSAYTKAGNVSKCEDIVNQMQESGVELDTFVINSMLNLYGRLGQLEKMEEVLTAMETGPYAADISTYNILINIYGRAGFFDKMEELFQSLPLKNLKPDVVTWTSRLGAYSRKKLYTRCLEIFEEMIDAGCNPDAGTARVLLGACSSDDQTEQVSTVIRSMHKEVRTVLPI, from the exons ATGCCATCAAACACTATCTTCTTCTCACAAACTGGAaagctcctccttcttctccaatttcCAAACATTCATGTGAGCTCCTTCTTCCTTCACCCACTCTCTGTCTGTCTGCATACAGGATTTTCTCCGGTGTCCCGGAGTACAAAAATCAAAGATCTAACGGTTAAAAT GTTGATCGCTGAACGCGCCATTAGTTATATTTTTGTGGCGCCAAGAAGCTGCAAGAGTGATGCAAGATGGAAAGCCAAGAGTTCCAGTAGTAGAGCTGTTGAGAAGAGCAAGGGCGACGGACTTTACATTGACAAACGCGGAAAATTCAGAAGCTTCAATAACAAGAAACTGTCTAGGAAACGAT GTGGTTCTCTAAGGGGCCGAGGATGGAAATATGGATCGGGGTTTGTGGACGGAGTTTTCCCTGTGATGAGCCCCACTGGTCAGCAGATTCTGGACTTTGTGCAGAAGGAAGTCGATCGAAACAGTATTTGGGAAATTCTTGACACTCTTCCAGCCTCTCATACCATATGGGACGATATCATTAACGTAGCTGTTCAGCTTCGTCTCAACAAACAGTGGGGTTCCATAATCTTG ATATGTGAGTGGATATTGTACAAGAGCTCCTTCAAGCCAGATGTCATCTGCTACAATTTGCTTATCGACGCTTATGGGCAGAAGTCGCAACATAAAGATGCAGAATCGACATATTTGGAACTTCTTGAAGCTCGATGCATACCTACTGAAGACACCTATGCCCTTCTTTTAAAGGCCTACTGCAAGTCTGGGTTGTTCGATAAGGCTGAAGCCATATTTGGCGAAATGCGGAAGTATGGTCTTCCACCAA GTGCAATTGTGTTCGATGCTTACATCAACGGGTTACTAAAAGGCGGAGACCCTCAAAAAGCAGTAGAGATCTTTCAGAGGATGAAGAGAGATCAATGCCAGCCATCTACTGAGACGTATACGATGCTAATCAATTTATACGGAAAG GAAAGGAAATCTTTTATGGCTCTAAAGATGTTTCGAGAAATGAAAAGCCAGAAATGTAGACCCAACATATGCACGTATACAGCTTTGGTAAATGCATTTGCGAGGGACGGACTTTGTGAGAAAGCGGAAGAAATTTTTGAGCAGATGCAAGGAGCAGGGTATGAGCCTGATGTGTATGCGTACAATGCCCTTATGGAAGCTTACAG TCGTGCAGGGTTTCCTTACGGAGCTGCAGAAATTTTCTCTCTAATGCAGCACATGGGATGTGAACCCGATAGAGCTTCGTATAATATCATGGTAGATGCATATGGGAGAGCTGGTCTTCATGAAG atgcacaagCTGCGTTTGAAGAGATGAAGCGGTTAGGAATAACCCCGACAGTGAAATCCCATATGCTACTTTTATCCGCCTACACCAAAGCTGGCAACGTATCAAAATGCGAGGACATTGTGAACCAGATGCAAGAGTCCGGGGTGGAGCTAGACACTTTCGTCATTAACAGCATGTTAAATCTGTATGGCCGGTTAGGCCAGTTAGAGAAGATGGAGGAAGTTTTGACAGCAATGGAAACAGGACCCTACGCAGCTGATATCAGTACATACAACATCTTGATTAACATATATGGACGGGCAGGATTTTTCGACAAGATGGAAGAGCTCTTTCAGTCGCTTCCACTCAAAAACTTGAAACCGGATGTTGTGACATGGACTTCGCGTCTTGGAGCATACTCGAGAAAGAAACTATACACGAGATGCTTGGAAATTTTCGAAGAAATGATTGATGCCGGTTGCAATCCAGATGCCGGAACTGCCAGGGTACTCCTTGGAGCGTGTTCAAGCGACGATCAAACCGAGCAGGTTAGTACTGTTATTAGAAGCATGCACAAGGAGGTCAGGACTGTTTTACCTATCTGA
- the LOC114827727 gene encoding pentatricopeptide repeat-containing protein At2g35130 isoform X2 → MLIAERAISYIFVAPRSCKSDARWKAKSSSSRAVEKSKGDGLYIDKRGKFRSFNNKKLSRKRCGSLRGRGWKYGSGFVDGVFPVMSPTGQQILDFVQKEVDRNSIWEILDTLPASHTIWDDIINVAVQLRLNKQWGSIILICEWILYKSSFKPDVICYNLLIDAYGQKSQHKDAESTYLELLEARCIPTEDTYALLLKAYCKSGLFDKAEAIFGEMRKYGLPPSAIVFDAYINGLLKGGDPQKAVEIFQRMKRDQCQPSTETYTMLINLYGKERKSFMALKMFREMKSQKCRPNICTYTALVNAFARDGLCEKAEEIFEQMQGAGYEPDVYAYNALMEAYSRAGFPYGAAEIFSLMQHMGCEPDRASYNIMVDAYGRAGLHEDAQAAFEEMKRLGITPTVKSHMLLLSAYTKAGNVSKCEDIVNQMQESGVELDTFVINSMLNLYGRLGQLEKMEEVLTAMETGPYAADISTYNILINIYGRAGFFDKMEELFQSLPLKNLKPDVVTWTSRLGAYSRKKLYTRCLEIFEEMIDAGCNPDAGTARVLLGACSSDDQTEQVSTVIRSMHKEVRTVLPI, encoded by the exons AT GTTGATCGCTGAACGCGCCATTAGTTATATTTTTGTGGCGCCAAGAAGCTGCAAGAGTGATGCAAGATGGAAAGCCAAGAGTTCCAGTAGTAGAGCTGTTGAGAAGAGCAAGGGCGACGGACTTTACATTGACAAACGCGGAAAATTCAGAAGCTTCAATAACAAGAAACTGTCTAGGAAACGAT GTGGTTCTCTAAGGGGCCGAGGATGGAAATATGGATCGGGGTTTGTGGACGGAGTTTTCCCTGTGATGAGCCCCACTGGTCAGCAGATTCTGGACTTTGTGCAGAAGGAAGTCGATCGAAACAGTATTTGGGAAATTCTTGACACTCTTCCAGCCTCTCATACCATATGGGACGATATCATTAACGTAGCTGTTCAGCTTCGTCTCAACAAACAGTGGGGTTCCATAATCTTG ATATGTGAGTGGATATTGTACAAGAGCTCCTTCAAGCCAGATGTCATCTGCTACAATTTGCTTATCGACGCTTATGGGCAGAAGTCGCAACATAAAGATGCAGAATCGACATATTTGGAACTTCTTGAAGCTCGATGCATACCTACTGAAGACACCTATGCCCTTCTTTTAAAGGCCTACTGCAAGTCTGGGTTGTTCGATAAGGCTGAAGCCATATTTGGCGAAATGCGGAAGTATGGTCTTCCACCAA GTGCAATTGTGTTCGATGCTTACATCAACGGGTTACTAAAAGGCGGAGACCCTCAAAAAGCAGTAGAGATCTTTCAGAGGATGAAGAGAGATCAATGCCAGCCATCTACTGAGACGTATACGATGCTAATCAATTTATACGGAAAG GAAAGGAAATCTTTTATGGCTCTAAAGATGTTTCGAGAAATGAAAAGCCAGAAATGTAGACCCAACATATGCACGTATACAGCTTTGGTAAATGCATTTGCGAGGGACGGACTTTGTGAGAAAGCGGAAGAAATTTTTGAGCAGATGCAAGGAGCAGGGTATGAGCCTGATGTGTATGCGTACAATGCCCTTATGGAAGCTTACAG TCGTGCAGGGTTTCCTTACGGAGCTGCAGAAATTTTCTCTCTAATGCAGCACATGGGATGTGAACCCGATAGAGCTTCGTATAATATCATGGTAGATGCATATGGGAGAGCTGGTCTTCATGAAG atgcacaagCTGCGTTTGAAGAGATGAAGCGGTTAGGAATAACCCCGACAGTGAAATCCCATATGCTACTTTTATCCGCCTACACCAAAGCTGGCAACGTATCAAAATGCGAGGACATTGTGAACCAGATGCAAGAGTCCGGGGTGGAGCTAGACACTTTCGTCATTAACAGCATGTTAAATCTGTATGGCCGGTTAGGCCAGTTAGAGAAGATGGAGGAAGTTTTGACAGCAATGGAAACAGGACCCTACGCAGCTGATATCAGTACATACAACATCTTGATTAACATATATGGACGGGCAGGATTTTTCGACAAGATGGAAGAGCTCTTTCAGTCGCTTCCACTCAAAAACTTGAAACCGGATGTTGTGACATGGACTTCGCGTCTTGGAGCATACTCGAGAAAGAAACTATACACGAGATGCTTGGAAATTTTCGAAGAAATGATTGATGCCGGTTGCAATCCAGATGCCGGAACTGCCAGGGTACTCCTTGGAGCGTGTTCAAGCGACGATCAAACCGAGCAGGTTAGTACTGTTATTAGAAGCATGCACAAGGAGGTCAGGACTGTTTTACCTATCTGA
- the LOC114827729 gene encoding proteasome subunit alpha type-2-B has protein sequence MGDSQYSFSLTTFSPSGKLVQIEHALTAVGSGQTSLGIKAANGVVIATEKKLPSILVDEASVQKIQSLTPNIGLVYSGMGPDFRVLVRKSRKQAEQYHRLYKEPIPVTQLVRETAAVMQEFTQSGGVRPFGVSLLVAGFDDSGPQLYQVDPSGSYFSWKASAMGKNVSNAKTFLEKRYTEDMELDDAVHTAILTLKEGFEGQISGKNIEIGIIGTDKKFRVLTPAEIEDYLAEVE, from the exons ATGGGAGACAGCCAGTACTCGTTTTCTCTCACCACTTTCAg TCCTTCAGGGAAGCTAGTGCAGATCGAGCATGCTTTGACGGCAGTCGGGTCTGGCCAAACCTCTCTGGGGATCAAAG CTGCTAATGGGGTTGTTATTGCGACCGAGAAGAAGCTACCTTCAATCTTGGTTGATGAAGCATCC GTTCAAAAAATACAGAGTTTGACGCCAAATATTGGACTTGTTTACAG TGGCATGGGTCCTGATTTTCGAGTCTTGGTTCGAAAAAGCAGGAAACAGGCAGAACAGTATCACAGATTATATAAG GAACCTATCCCTGTTACTCAACTTGTGAGGGAAACTGCAGCTGTTATGCAGGAGTTCACTCAATCTGG TGGTGTAAGGCCATTCGGAGTATCTCTTCTGGTTGCTGGGTTTGATGACAGTGGTCCCCAACTATACCAG GTTGATCCTTCCGGTTCATATTTCTCATGGAAAGCGTCTGCAATGGGGAAGAATGTCTCAAATGCAAAAACTTTTCTTGAGAAGAG GTATACTGAAGATATGGAGCTTGATGATGCTGTGCACACGGCTATTTTGACTTTGAAGGAGGG ATTTGAAGGACAAATCTCAGGAAAAAACATTGAGATTGGGATAATTGGCACAGACAAAAAGTTCAG AGTGCTAACCCCAGCAGAGATTGAAGATTATTTGGCTGAGGTGGAGTAG
- the LOC114827728 gene encoding proteasome subunit alpha type-5, translating into MFLTRTEYDRGVNTFSPEGRLFQVEYAIEAIKLGSTAIGLKTKEGVVLAVEKRITSPLLEPSSVEKIMEIDDHIGCAMSGLIADARTLVEHARVETQNHRFSYGEPMTVESTTQALCDLALRFGEGDEESMSRPFGVSLLIAGHDEHGPSLYYTDPSGTFWQCNAKAIGSGSEGADSSLQEQYNKDLTLQEAETIALSILKQVMEEKVTPNNVDIAKVSPTYHLYTPAEVEAVIARL; encoded by the exons ATGTTTCTCACAAG GACTGAGTATGACAGAGGAGTAAACACTTTCTCCCCCGAAGGCAGGTTGTTTCAGGTTGAGTATGCCATTGAGGCCATCAAG CTGGGTTCGACTGCAATTGGCTTGAAGACGAAAGAAGGTGTTGTGCTTGCTGTGGAGAAGCGTATCACTTCGCCTTTGCTG GAACCCAGCAGTGTTGAGAAAATTATGGAAATTGATGACCATATAGGATGTGCCATGAGTGGACTGATTGCTGATGCCCGTACACTTGTTGAAcatgcacgagttgaaactcaA AATCATAGGTTCTCCTACGGTGAGCCAATGACTGTGGAGTCTACAACACAAGCTCTCTGTGATCTTGCCCTAAGATTTGGTGAAGGTGATGAAGAGTCCATG TCTCGACCATTTGGGGTATCTCTCCTAATTGCTGGTCATGATGAGCACGGGCCCAGCTT GTACTACACTGATCCGTCTGGCACATTTTGGCAATGCAATGCAAAAGCTATTGGTTCAGGTTCAGAAGGTGCAGACAGCTCTCTTCAAGAGCAATACAACAAG GACCTTACTCTTCAAGAAGCCGAGACAATTGCTCTGTCCATCCTTAAGCAAGTTATGGAAGAAAAG GTGACACCCAACAATGTCGATATCGCAAAGGTTTCTCCAACATATCATCTGTATACCCCAGCTGAGGTGGAGGCCGTCATTGCTCGCCTATAA
- the LOC139188774 gene encoding probable GPI-anchored adhesin-like protein PGA55, whose protein sequence is MVAMNSEFGSLLPTTTMESDEGQDSFRGVYPEYGAIFMSSSAMKDECFKQGLFGLPSSQGQFLKQVKTGMILFLFEYERRELHGVCQACSDGEMNILPSAYNSSGKQFPAQVKVKPIWHCHPLSEPEFSGAIEDNYFSNWKFHFGLSKAQVRRLLMLFSSRKLKYQPRQRELSSKREPISVDTAGRVKEVDDGRSVLSDNANNELDADNHNGPAMTQSPGNVYENNGKEDGGMLASHKVGDLHKVDNSEGNVFGPAGPTENPAFLQSSLDRPVCPGMPVEETGSLIQDQTKSTSTVGLQITGHSCSASPSYRDAIVPATLPYDPDAFSLNNPLSPSIGVNQSSNSVQDCYKQHGIPSITNQSYTESKGINQSLESTSKFDVHVPIASPDHYEHSCQGNIVHFPEVAYSEEMAIDSSGKQCSREPVLKNSLSSESLSQIGSSGRETKSPSSYSLSPSNCLSFVIDRAHHIALQEKLEQEMAQKLNDEPCIAYVTSSDELQWQLQCSVHPDDHSSVDHRHQKSFDHDLKSYACSEGMCSDLKNQRSVFSRLTSDTPGKENSTHADYEETDNDASVDEVMAMLSASNYSWVKSKKSKRPTRRHGDEKFMSNKKTKVDSELGSNDLELIPKKSNMASATCVEDKVDQRREEIPFVDFKRRTELRKRNGDTKARARDEIVRKDRLLGGQCKRRKLIRPKFNDNEPRNEKSINGNICLNLQASSQESSVSEDVNGKRRKLVRPKFRVNEPCDDKSMNGNTSKILQVSSQKCSTSEESGSCEASIGSQGKLLPQGTDLSLVVCQSSHENENNQTERSSKYEREIEVESSAASVNFGDEGRKEPLCDVGSQIADPAIPKLLVQCTESSQVVHEGLKELLLDVGSQIANLAIPKLLPQCKESPQVVHQTSRDNENIEMERFPEYEQEIKTEISGPSLKVGDEGGMEPLHDLGSLAIP, encoded by the exons ATGGTTGCTATGAATAGTGAATTTGGCAGCCTTTTGCCAACAACAACAATGGAGTCAGACGAGGGGCAGGATTCTTTTCGTGGAGTATATCCTGAATACGGTGCAATTTTCATGTCGAGCAGTGCAATGAAAGATGAATGTTTTAAACAGGGACTGTTCGGCCTTCCATCTTCACAAGGCCAATTTTTAAAGCAGGTTAAAACTGGAATGATTCTATTTCTGTTTGAATACGAGAGGAGAGAACTTCATGGTGTTTGTCAAGCATGCTCTGATGGTGAAATGAATATTTTGCCTTCTGCATACAATTCATCAGGAAAGCAGTTTCCTGCTCAG GTAAAAGTCAAGCCAATTTGGCATTGCCATCCGCTGTCAGAACCTGAATTCAGTGGCGCGATCGAAGATAACTACTTTTCAAATTGGAAGTTCCATTTCGGTCTCTCCAAAGCTCAG GTCCGAAGGCTTTTAATGTTGTTCAGTTCACGAAAGTTAAAATATCAGCCGCGGCAGAGAGAATTATCCAGTAAAAGAGAACCAATATCAGTAGACACTGCTGGTAGAGTCAAGGAAGTCGATGATGGCAGGTCTGTATTGAGTGATAACGCAAACAACGAGCTTGATGCTGACAATCATAATGGGCCAGCAATGACTCAGTCACCGGGGAATGTCTATGAGAATAATGGAAAAGAAGATGGTGGCATGTTGGCAAGTCATAAAGTGGGTGATCTTCATAAAGTAGACAATAGTGAAGGTAATGTTTTTGGGCCAGCTGGACCAACTGAGAACCCTGCTTTCCTTCAGTCTAGTCTTGATAGACCTGTCTGTCCTGGCATGCCTGTTGAAGAAACAGGTTCtttgattcaagatcaaactAAATCAACCTCAACTGTTGGCCTGCAAATCACTGGCCATTCTTGTTCAGCATCTCCATCTTATAGAGATGCAATTGTCCCCGCCACTCTTCCCTATGATCCTGATGCTTTTAGTTTGAACAATCCACTCTCACCATCAATTGGGGTCAATCAGAGTTCAAATTCCGTTCAAGATTGTTATAAACAACATGGCATTCCTTCCATTACAAATCAATCATATACAGAGTCAAAAGGAATCAATCAAAGCCTAGAATCCACTTCAAAGTTTGATGTTCATGTTCCAATTGCATCCCCTGACCATTACGAGCACTCATGTCAGGGGAACATCGTGCATTTTCCAGAGGTGGCATATTCTGAAGAAATGGCTATAGATTCTTCTGGAAAACAGTGTTCCCGGGAGCCAGTTTTGAAGAATTCTTTATCATCTGAAAGTTTATCACAAATTGGAAGTAGTGGGAGGGAAACCAAGAGCCCTTCATCTTATTCTCTCAGTCCTAGCAACTGTCTGTCCTTTGTGATTGATCGTGCTCATCATATAGCATTACAAGAAAAACTTGAGCAAGAAATGGCACAGAAATTGAATGATGAACCATGTATTGCTTATGTAACTTCATCAGATGAGCTTCAGTGGCAGTTGCAATGTAGTGTTCATCCTGATGATCATAGCAGTGTGGACCACCGTCATCAGAAATCTTTTGATCATGATCTCAAGTCTTATGCATGTTCTGAAGGAATGTGTTCTGATCTGAAGAATCAAAGAAGTGTATTTTCTCGCTTGACTTCAGATACGCCTGGAAAAGAGAATAGTACGCATGCTGACTACGAGGAAACTGATAATGATGCATCAGTGGATGAAGTCATGGCAATGTTGAGTGCGAGTAACTACAGCTGGGTGAAGTCAAAAAAATCTAAACGACCTACTAGACGGCATGGTGACGAGAAGTTTATGAGTAATAAAAAGACCAAAGTGGACTCTGAGTTGGGTAGTAATGACTTGGAGTTGATTCCAAAGAAGTCAAACATGGCTTCTGCTACATGCGTTGAAGATAAAGTTGATCAAAGGCGTGAAGAGATACCCTTTGTGGATTTCAAGAGGCGGACTGAACTGCGGAAACGTAATGGTGATACCAAAGCTAGAGCGAGGGatgaaattgtaagaaaagatAGACTGTTGGGTGGGCAATGCAAGAGAAGGAAGTTGATCAGGCCGAAGTTCAATGACAATGAGCCACGCAATGAAAAAAGCATAAATGGAAACATATGTCTGAATTTACAAGCATCATCACAAGAATCTTCTGTTAGTGAAGATGTTAATGGAAAGAGAAGGAAGCTGGTTAGACCAAAGTTCAGGGTGAATGAGCCATGTgatgacaaaagcatgaatggAAACACGTCTAAGATTTTACAAGTGTCATCCCAAAAATGTTCTACTAGTGAAGAAAGTGGAAGTTGCGAGGCTTCTATTGGAAGCCAAGGCAAGTTGTTACCGCAAGGTACAGATTTGTCGCTTGTGGTGTGTCAGAGCAGTCATGAGAATGAGAATAATCAAACTGAAAGATCTTCAAAATATGAAAGAGAAATTGAAGTTGAAAGCTCTGCAGCATCAGTCAACTTTGGAGATGAAGGTCGAAAAGAGCCTCTTTGTGATGTTGGCAGCCAAATTGCTGACCCTGCAATCCCTAAGTTGTTAGTGCAATGTACAGAATCATCTCAAGTGGTTCATGAAGGCCTAAAAGAGCTTCTTCTTGACGTTGGTAGCCAAATTGCTAACCTTGCAATTCCTAAATTGTTACCACAATGTAAAGAATCACCTCAAGTGGTTCATCAAACCAGTCGTGACAATGAGAATATTGAAATGGAAAGATTTCCAGAATATGAGCAggaaattaaaactgaaatttCCGGGCCATCTCTCAAAGTTGGAGATGAAGGTGGAATGGAGCCTCTTCATGATCTTGGCAGC